The following proteins are co-located in the Nerophis lumbriciformis linkage group LG22, RoL_Nlum_v2.1, whole genome shotgun sequence genome:
- the LOC133615519 gene encoding uncharacterized protein: protein MGRLDDAAKRKVVELRKAGLSFRKIKAVLELENIKVSAQAIYLFLREFQGRRPGRVRPLMIGSNTSPADIQSLPGGLQESWSNIRLQNLLRDVSHHVGLTAANRFAKKASTDPETNAKASGSGESSGDSRPVQQQQQQRMEDGEENDIQIVSVTSLAQNSQRRADTIATTSSSGTSSLAFTRRRVTPSPATSSMLAARKRLLDKALTHKMKVATLLRRDHANVTSSDLTAMTQPQQASASSHYDLTTEKTGLEDGGGNTARRFVAQRPGLPLRSVHTLPRAGIRLPNRPPAPLTSVRLPASGDPGPSCNEGSQPQQVIQDLRGGLQDQIQTLGSEVRSLGLAVKMLVEQQSRLEREQAQQTHIQKQILSTLQTLASKVGPCSNVQPPQNKTPSPSSLPATSSSAAFNQDTFNFSQVTFSQCSQTQAAFDSLESLEPVEAFKLPVLSPAGMNGFPPCSSSESLSLTHTPPQTQSYMAAYPQQNCLMPPYAQSYVPTYDRSHTYREAGSSCSRRTNQDCSVSMQDEHLNIIKVEGP from the exons ATGGGTCGGCTGGATGATGCTGCCAAACGCAAAGTGGTGGAACTGAGGAAGGCCGGTCTTAGTTTCCGCAAGATTAAGGCAGTGCTGGAGTTGGAAAACATCAAGGTGTCTGCACAGGCCATCTACCTCTTCCTAAGGGAGTTCCAGGGCAGGCGACCAGGCAGGGTCAGACCTTTGATGATTGGTAGCAACACATCGCCAGCAGATATACAGAGTCTACCTGGAGGTCTGCAAGAGAGCTGGAGCAACATACGGCTCCAAAACCTGCTGCGGGATGTGTCTCATCATGTCGGCTTGACTGCTGCAAACAGGTTTGCTAAAAAGGCATCCACTGACCCGGAGACCAATGCAAAAGCATCTGGGTCTGGGGAAAGCAGCGGAGACAGCAGGCcggtgcagcagcagcagcagcagcgtatGGAAGATGGGGAAGAGAATGACATCCAAATTGTGAGCGTCACCTCTCTTGCACAGAACAGTCAACGAAGAGCCGACACGATTGCGACAACATCTTCATCCGGAACATCGTCTTTGGCCTTCACCAGGCGGCGAGTCACTCCTTCTCCGGCCACCAGTTCCATGTTGGCAGCCCGTAAGCGGCTTTTGGATAAAGCACTGACACACAAGATGAAG GTGGCAACATTGTTGAGGAGAGATCATGCAAACGTCACAAGTTCAGATTTAACTGCAATGACGCAACCACAACAGGCATCAGCATCCTCACATTATGATCTGACTACAGAAAAG ACTGGACTGGAGGATGGTGGAGGAAACACAGCCAGGCGCTTTGTCGCACAGAGACCAGGTCTGCCCCTTCGTTCCGTGCACACTCTGCCACGTGCTGGAATCCGTCTTCCTAACCGCCCGCCAGCTCCTTTAACTTCCGTCCGCTTGCCGGCTTCCGGAGATCCAGGGCCATCTTGTAACGAGGGTAGCCAGCCGCAACAGGTAATCCAAGACCTGAGGGGTGGTCTACAGGATCAGATCCAGACTCTAGGCAGTGAGGTGCGCAGCCTGGGCCTGGCGGTGAAGATGCTGGTAGAGCAGCAGAGCCGCCTGGAGAGGGAGCAAGCGCAGCAGACGCACATCCAAAAGCAGATACTCAGCACCTTGCAGACCCTCGCCTCCAAAGTGGGACCTTGCAGCAACGTTCAGCCGCCGCAAAACAAAACACCTTCTCCTTCCTCCTTGCCCGCCACCTCTTCATCCGCTGCCTTTAACCAAGATACCTTTAACTTCAGCCAAGTCACATTCAGCCAGTGCAGCCAAACCCAGGCAGCCTTCGACTCTTTAGAGAGTTTAGAACCTGTCGAGGCCTTTAAGCTACCGGTCTTGAGCCCCGCCGGTATGAACGGATTCCCTCCGTGTAGCAGCAGTGAGAGCCTCTCACTCACTCACACCCCGCCTCAAACTCAATCGTACATGGCCGCATACCCTCAGCAAAACTGCCTCATGCCCCCTTACGCTCAGTCTTACGTGCCCACGTACGACAGGTCACATACGTACAGAGAGGCGGGAAGCAGCTGCTCCAGGAGGACTAATCAGGACTGCAGTGTGTCCATGCAGGATGAACACCTCAATATTATTAAAGTGGAGGGACCCTAA